One Streptomyces sp. NBC_00554 DNA segment encodes these proteins:
- a CDS encoding beta-ketoacyl synthase N-terminal-like domain-containing protein, translating into MSVLFPGAPDLATYWQNLVSGVDAITEVPPGRWDTDEHYAPGAEPRADRVYCRRGGFVDELAEVDVTEFGIMPAAVPATEPDQLIALKVAAQAIADAGGADRLPADRHRVGVVLGRGGYLTPGLVRLDQRVRTASQLVRTLGELLPDLGADQLEAVRQAFTDRLGPEAPESSIGLVPNLAASRLAGRLDLRGPAYTVDAACASSLIAVDHAVRELASGRCDLMLAGGVHHCHDITFWSVFSQLGALSPSERIRPFHTGADGVLIGEGTGVVVLKRLADAERDGDRVYAAITGTGVASDGRTTSLMAPDSGGQVRAVRQAWEAAGLDPAAPGSIGLLEAHGTATPAGDGTELTTLAEVFGPGDVDSDEPAAVIGSVKSMIGHTMPAAGVAGLVKAALAVHHGVLPPTLHCDDPHPALARTRFTPIGTARPWHTDTRQPVRRAAVNAFGFGGINAHVVLEQVAARATVEVYEPERVLRLTAPTTEAMAALLDRDDATLLAAGLDERAATPGADPVRLAVVGPTAKRLALARKAVAKGKGWRGRNDVWFVARPLLGPGGGKLAFVFPGLEAEFTPNSTDVARHFGLPDVADATVGDVGRQGTGVFELGRLLEAALRRLGVVPDALAGHSLGEWTAMAAAGIHAAAEVDAFLAGFDPDELSVPGLAFAAIGAPAEQVLRELSGRGDVVLSHDNSPNQSMICGPETAVGELVDLFRSRAVISQILPFRSGFHTPMLEPYLDPIRKASEAYSLHPARLPLWSATTVAPYPAEPAAIRALFTRHLLEPVRFRPLVDTMYAAGFRAFVQLGAGQLGSLIADTLHGREHLVVPAHSPHRAGLPQLHRVASALWADGASPELAPLLGMPETAAPVRRRHPIKLDLGGAMVSLDAETRRRVGAALTRHRAPGPETSPSMAELGEQGALGAELSALLRDATALASDVVTASRLRPAPRTAAEPAPRPRPLRPLETTLHVSVDTMPYLLDHCFFKQPAQAEPADSWPVVPGTTVIAHLMEFAERAAPGRRAVAVHDVRLNQWITAIPAVEIPVRIVPEGPDHPDRVTASLGSYARAVVELAAAHGQFEPAAPWSFPTTQERKPDLTAAELYTRRWMFHGPRFQGVSELTAIGDRHVRGVLVTPPAPGALLDNVGQLLGYWIMSSLPARTTVFPVGMKEIRFHGPHPSPGEPLECLIRITSVTDAMLEADMQLVHRGRVWAEFTGWQDRRFDSNPRIRAADREPELHTLSLMQPGGWALVHEEWPDLATRELIMRNILAGEEREQYAAHAPRGRRQWLLGRIAVKDAVRHLMWDGGAGPVFPAEVRVGNDPAGRPFVTGGYGRTLPALHVSLAHRGETAVAMARTDGPCGIDIEEVIDRPEGTLAVALTPRERELLRALTGETPDRLWFTRFWAAKEAVAKARGTGLGGEPKQFEITAADGTLLTVRTAGEEYRVRHCELTAPQPSGHPGKEYVVAWTAVNDQENEDDH; encoded by the coding sequence ATGTCGGTGCTCTTCCCCGGCGCCCCCGACCTCGCCACGTACTGGCAGAACCTGGTCTCCGGCGTGGACGCCATCACCGAGGTGCCGCCGGGCCGTTGGGACACCGACGAGCACTACGCGCCCGGTGCCGAGCCCCGCGCGGACCGGGTCTACTGCCGCCGCGGCGGTTTCGTGGACGAGCTGGCCGAGGTGGACGTCACCGAGTTCGGGATCATGCCGGCCGCGGTGCCGGCCACCGAGCCCGACCAGCTCATCGCGCTGAAGGTGGCCGCGCAGGCCATCGCCGACGCGGGCGGCGCGGACCGGCTGCCCGCCGACCGGCACCGGGTCGGCGTGGTACTCGGACGCGGCGGCTATCTGACCCCCGGCCTGGTCAGGCTCGACCAGCGGGTCCGCACCGCGAGCCAGCTCGTACGGACCCTCGGCGAGCTGCTGCCCGACCTCGGCGCCGACCAACTGGAGGCAGTACGGCAGGCGTTCACCGACCGGCTCGGGCCGGAGGCGCCGGAGTCCTCGATCGGACTCGTGCCCAACCTCGCCGCGTCCCGGCTGGCCGGGCGGCTCGACCTGCGGGGTCCCGCGTACACCGTGGACGCCGCCTGTGCCTCCTCGCTCATCGCCGTCGACCACGCGGTGCGCGAACTCGCCAGCGGGCGCTGCGACTTGATGCTCGCGGGCGGGGTGCACCACTGCCACGACATCACCTTCTGGAGTGTGTTCAGCCAGCTCGGGGCGCTCTCGCCGAGCGAGCGCATCCGGCCGTTCCACACGGGCGCGGACGGGGTGCTGATCGGTGAGGGCACCGGCGTCGTCGTCCTCAAGCGCCTCGCCGACGCCGAGCGGGACGGCGACCGGGTCTACGCCGCGATCACCGGAACCGGCGTGGCCTCCGACGGACGTACGACCAGTCTGATGGCCCCCGACTCGGGCGGTCAGGTCCGCGCGGTCCGGCAGGCCTGGGAAGCCGCAGGGCTGGACCCCGCCGCACCCGGTTCGATCGGGCTCCTGGAAGCGCACGGCACGGCCACCCCGGCCGGTGACGGCACCGAACTCACCACGCTCGCCGAGGTGTTCGGGCCGGGTGACGTCGACTCGGACGAACCAGCCGCCGTCATCGGCTCGGTGAAGTCGATGATCGGCCACACCATGCCCGCCGCGGGCGTCGCCGGGCTCGTCAAGGCCGCGCTCGCCGTCCACCACGGGGTACTGCCGCCGACCTTGCACTGCGACGACCCGCATCCAGCGCTTGCCCGCACCCGGTTCACCCCGATCGGCACCGCCCGCCCCTGGCACACCGACACCCGGCAGCCCGTGCGCCGCGCGGCTGTGAACGCCTTCGGGTTCGGCGGCATCAACGCGCATGTGGTGCTCGAACAGGTAGCGGCCAGGGCGACGGTGGAGGTGTACGAGCCGGAGCGGGTGCTGCGGCTGACCGCGCCGACGACCGAGGCGATGGCCGCGCTTCTTGACCGCGACGACGCGACGCTCCTCGCCGCCGGTCTCGACGAGCGTGCGGCCACGCCGGGCGCGGACCCGGTGCGGCTCGCCGTCGTCGGGCCCACGGCGAAGCGGCTGGCACTGGCGCGGAAGGCGGTCGCTAAGGGCAAGGGCTGGCGAGGACGCAACGACGTGTGGTTCGTGGCGCGCCCGCTCCTTGGCCCCGGCGGCGGCAAGCTCGCCTTCGTCTTCCCCGGCCTGGAGGCCGAGTTCACGCCCAACTCCACCGATGTTGCACGCCACTTCGGTCTGCCCGACGTCGCCGACGCCACCGTGGGTGACGTGGGCCGACAGGGCACCGGCGTTTTCGAACTCGGCCGGCTCCTGGAGGCCGCGCTGCGACGGCTCGGTGTCGTACCGGACGCGCTCGCCGGACACAGCCTCGGTGAGTGGACGGCCATGGCAGCCGCCGGGATCCACGCGGCGGCGGAGGTCGACGCCTTCCTCGCCGGCTTCGACCCCGACGAACTGAGCGTTCCCGGCCTTGCCTTCGCGGCGATCGGCGCGCCCGCGGAGCAGGTGCTGCGGGAACTGTCCGGCCGTGGCGACGTGGTGCTCTCGCACGACAACTCCCCCAACCAGTCGATGATCTGCGGCCCGGAGACCGCCGTCGGAGAGCTCGTCGACCTGTTCCGGTCCCGGGCGGTGATCTCGCAGATCCTGCCGTTCCGCTCCGGCTTCCACACGCCGATGCTGGAGCCGTATCTGGATCCGATCAGGAAGGCGTCGGAGGCCTACTCCCTGCATCCGGCGCGGCTGCCGCTGTGGTCCGCGACGACCGTCGCGCCGTACCCGGCCGAACCCGCCGCGATCCGCGCCCTGTTCACCCGTCATCTGCTGGAACCGGTCCGCTTCCGGCCACTGGTCGACACCATGTACGCGGCAGGCTTCCGCGCCTTCGTCCAGCTCGGCGCCGGACAGCTCGGCTCGCTCATCGCCGACACACTCCACGGGCGCGAGCACCTCGTCGTCCCCGCGCACTCGCCTCATCGGGCGGGGCTTCCCCAACTGCACAGGGTGGCAAGCGCGTTGTGGGCGGACGGAGCCTCGCCGGAGCTCGCGCCGCTGCTGGGCATGCCCGAGACCGCGGCTCCTGTGCGACGGCGCCATCCGATCAAGCTGGACCTCGGGGGCGCGATGGTGTCCCTCGACGCGGAGACGCGCCGGAGGGTGGGAGCCGCGCTGACCCGGCACCGGGCGCCCGGCCCGGAGACGAGCCCGAGCATGGCCGAACTCGGCGAACAGGGCGCGCTGGGAGCGGAGTTGTCCGCTCTACTGCGTGACGCGACCGCACTCGCCTCGGACGTGGTGACGGCGAGCCGCCTCAGGCCCGCCCCGCGAACCGCCGCCGAACCGGCGCCCCGGCCTCGTCCGCTCCGCCCCCTCGAAACCACCCTCCACGTCTCCGTCGACACCATGCCGTACCTCCTCGACCACTGCTTCTTCAAACAGCCCGCCCAGGCCGAACCGGCCGACAGCTGGCCCGTCGTCCCCGGCACCACAGTGATCGCCCACCTCATGGAGTTCGCCGAACGGGCCGCACCCGGTCGGCGCGCGGTGGCCGTCCACGACGTACGGCTGAATCAGTGGATCACCGCCATTCCGGCGGTCGAGATCCCGGTACGGATCGTGCCCGAGGGCCCGGACCACCCGGACCGGGTCACCGCCTCGCTCGGGTCCTACGCGCGGGCCGTCGTCGAACTCGCCGCCGCCCACGGGCAGTTCGAGCCCGCTGCGCCCTGGTCCTTCCCCACCACACAGGAGCGGAAGCCCGACCTGACCGCGGCGGAGCTGTACACCCGCCGCTGGATGTTCCACGGCCCGCGGTTCCAGGGCGTCAGCGAGCTGACCGCGATCGGGGACCGGCATGTGCGCGGCGTTCTCGTCACCCCGCCGGCGCCGGGCGCGCTGCTCGACAACGTGGGGCAGCTGCTCGGCTACTGGATCATGTCCAGCCTTCCGGCCCGCACCACCGTGTTCCCCGTCGGTATGAAGGAGATCCGCTTCCACGGACCGCACCCCTCCCCCGGCGAACCGCTGGAGTGCCTGATCAGGATCACGTCCGTCACCGACGCCATGCTCGAAGCGGATATGCAACTGGTCCACCGGGGGCGGGTGTGGGCGGAGTTCACCGGCTGGCAGGACCGGCGCTTCGACAGCAATCCGCGTATCCGCGCGGCGGACCGCGAGCCCGAACTCCACACCCTGTCCCTGATGCAGCCGGGCGGCTGGGCACTGGTCCACGAGGAGTGGCCCGACCTGGCCACCCGTGAACTGATCATGCGGAACATCCTGGCGGGCGAGGAGCGCGAACAGTACGCGGCGCATGCCCCCCGTGGCCGACGGCAGTGGCTGCTCGGGCGGATCGCGGTCAAGGACGCGGTACGGCATCTGATGTGGGACGGCGGTGCGGGCCCGGTCTTCCCCGCCGAGGTTCGGGTGGGCAACGACCCGGCGGGCCGCCCCTTCGTCACCGGTGGCTACGGCAGGACCTTGCCCGCGCTGCACGTCTCCCTCGCCCACCGCGGCGAGACCGCCGTGGCGATGGCCAGGACCGACGGGCCCTGCGGCATCGACATCGAGGAGGTCATCGACCGCCCCGAGGGCACACTCGCCGTCGCCCTCACCCCGCGCGAGCGCGAACTGCTCCGCGCACTCACGGGGGAAACCCCCGACAGGCTCTGGTTCACCCGGTTCTGGGCCGCCAAGGAAGCCGTCGCGAAGGCGCGCGGCACCGGACTCGGCGGCGAGCCCAAGCAGTTCGAGATCACCGCGGCCGACGGCACCCTGCTGACCGTCCGTACCGCGGGCGAGGAGTACCGCGTCCGGCACTGTGAGCTGACCGCCCCCCAGCCGTCCGGCCACCCCGGCAAGGAGTACGTCGTGGCCTGGACGGCCGTCAACGATCAGGAGAACGAAGATGACCACTGA
- a CDS encoding phosphopantetheine-binding protein, with product MTTELEGAAPRSTPDGATVLAEISAILRTVLEEYGLDDSEITLETSFHDDLELESIDLVTLSAQLREFYGERVNFAAFIADRGLEEIIALTVGDLVGYVVGSLAVAEVG from the coding sequence ATGACCACTGAACTCGAAGGCGCCGCACCCCGATCGACCCCGGACGGGGCGACCGTACTCGCGGAGATCTCGGCCATCCTGCGCACCGTCCTGGAGGAGTACGGGCTCGACGACTCCGAGATCACCCTGGAGACGTCGTTCCACGACGACCTGGAGCTGGAGAGCATCGACCTCGTCACGCTCTCGGCGCAGCTGCGCGAGTTCTACGGCGAGCGCGTCAACTTCGCCGCGTTCATAGCCGACCGCGGCCTCGAGGAGATCATCGCGCTGACCGTCGGCGACCTCGTCGGCTACGTGGTGGGCTCGCTCGCCGTCGCGGAGGTGGGCTGA
- a CDS encoding alpha/beta fold hydrolase, translated as MATIRVNGLDVHVQRLGHTGDAPRPVVVLIHGLLIDSLASYYFSLAPRLAEEGMDVVMYDLRGHGKTSRPPTGYLMEDFVTDLDELLDALAVDRPVHLVGNSFGGAVAYAMAAAHPERVASVVAIEAEPPSRAWQESMYAGLVEGNLVIERVTEWLRENPGERNARPFRAAGKMLDETTVAQEIPQSRLIDEDLSAIRCPVFALYGGASVLAAQAGPIEAALADCRAVVLPDRGHSLMVEATKETYDLVRDWLFGQETHALREAR; from the coding sequence GTGGCGACGATCCGGGTGAACGGACTCGACGTCCACGTCCAGCGCCTCGGCCACACCGGTGACGCGCCGCGTCCCGTCGTCGTCCTCATCCACGGCCTGCTCATCGACAGCCTCGCCAGCTACTACTTCAGTCTGGCCCCGCGGCTCGCCGAGGAGGGCATGGACGTCGTCATGTACGACCTGCGCGGGCACGGCAAGACCTCCCGGCCGCCGACCGGCTACCTCATGGAGGACTTCGTCACCGACCTCGACGAGCTGCTCGACGCACTGGCGGTCGACCGCCCGGTGCACCTGGTCGGCAACTCCTTCGGCGGCGCCGTCGCGTACGCCATGGCCGCCGCCCACCCCGAGCGGGTCGCCAGTGTCGTCGCCATCGAGGCCGAACCGCCGTCCCGGGCCTGGCAGGAGAGCATGTACGCGGGCCTGGTGGAGGGCAACCTGGTGATCGAGCGGGTCACCGAGTGGCTGCGGGAGAACCCGGGCGAACGCAATGCCCGGCCGTTCCGGGCCGCCGGAAAGATGCTCGACGAGACCACCGTCGCCCAGGAGATCCCGCAGAGCCGGCTCATCGACGAGGACCTGTCCGCGATCCGCTGCCCCGTCTTCGCCCTCTACGGCGGCGCGTCGGTACTCGCCGCACAGGCCGGCCCGATCGAGGCCGCCCTGGCGGACTGCCGTGCGGTCGTGCTGCCCGACCGGGGTCACTCCCTGATGGTGGAGGCCACCAAGGAGACGTACGACCTGGTGCGCGACTGGCTGTTCGGCCAGGAGACGCACGCCCTGCGGGAGGCCCGCTAG
- a CDS encoding glycosyltransferase, with translation MGRFLFVVPPLVGHVNPAVGTAATLAARGHDVAWAGHPELIRSLAGADAVVFPCGLPEGAPSRPAELKGPAAFQFLWESFLIPLADAMAPGVRAAIEAYGPDVVVTDQQAVAGALIAESLGRTWVTSATTSAELVDPLAGMPKVAAWLDGLLAELRGRIAGGAGQADPRFSPHGVLAYTTRALLGPAELPDRVWLVGPSVAARPARPDDFPWDWLDASALPTVLVSLGTANTDAGARFLNTAVAALAGMADRVRAVLVDPGGVVEGPVAENILVRPHVPQLALLERLNAVVCHAGHNTVCEALWHGVPLVVAPIRDDQPIVAGQVVDAGAGVRLRFGRADAAKIGAAVEAVLDPAGGHRKAAEAIGESFRAAGGSAAAATRLETVSAVSAVTGVRGA, from the coding sequence ATGGGCAGATTCCTGTTCGTGGTGCCTCCGCTGGTCGGGCACGTCAACCCGGCGGTGGGCACCGCGGCGACGCTGGCGGCCCGCGGGCACGACGTCGCCTGGGCCGGCCACCCCGAGCTCATCCGAAGCCTCGCGGGAGCGGACGCCGTCGTCTTCCCCTGCGGGCTGCCCGAGGGTGCGCCGTCCCGGCCCGCCGAGCTCAAGGGCCCCGCCGCCTTCCAGTTCCTCTGGGAGAGCTTCCTGATCCCGCTCGCGGACGCGATGGCGCCCGGGGTGCGCGCGGCGATCGAGGCGTACGGTCCCGATGTCGTCGTCACCGACCAGCAGGCGGTGGCGGGCGCGCTGATCGCCGAGTCCCTCGGCCGGACCTGGGTGACCTCTGCCACCACCTCCGCGGAACTGGTCGATCCGCTGGCCGGCATGCCCAAGGTCGCGGCCTGGCTGGACGGACTGCTGGCGGAACTGCGCGGACGGATCGCGGGCGGCGCGGGCCAGGCCGATCCCCGTTTCTCGCCGCACGGTGTGCTGGCGTACACCACGCGCGCACTGCTCGGTCCGGCCGAACTCCCGGACCGGGTCTGGCTGGTAGGCCCGTCCGTGGCCGCCCGCCCGGCGCGTCCCGACGACTTTCCGTGGGACTGGCTGGACGCGTCCGCGCTGCCCACCGTCCTCGTCAGCCTGGGCACCGCCAACACGGACGCGGGAGCCCGCTTCCTCAACACGGCCGTCGCGGCGCTCGCCGGGATGGCGGACCGGGTGCGCGCCGTGCTCGTCGATCCCGGCGGGGTCGTCGAAGGCCCGGTCGCCGAGAACATCCTGGTGCGTCCGCACGTGCCTCAACTCGCCCTGCTGGAACGGCTGAACGCCGTCGTTTGCCACGCGGGTCACAACACCGTCTGCGAGGCGCTGTGGCACGGCGTCCCTCTCGTCGTCGCCCCCATCCGGGACGACCAGCCGATCGTGGCCGGTCAGGTCGTCGACGCGGGCGCCGGGGTGCGGCTGCGCTTCGGGCGGGCCGACGCGGCGAAGATCGGTGCCGCGGTCGAGGCCGTGCTCGATCCGGCAGGCGGTCACCGCAAGGCCGCCGAGGCGATCGGTGAGTCCTTCCGGGCGGCGGGCGGCAGCGCGGCCGCCGCGACCCGGCTCGAAACAGTGTCGGCCGTGTCGGCCGTGACCGGAGTACGAGGCGCATGA